A window of the Pedobacter frigiditerrae genome harbors these coding sequences:
- a CDS encoding bifunctional aconitate hydratase 2/2-methylisocitrate dehydratase, whose amino-acid sequence MSIYNDYIQEIEERKIQGLHPKPIDGAELLSEIINQIKSINNINREDAVNFFIYNTLPGTTGAAVVKAQFLKEIILGETVVAEITPDFAFELLSHMKGGPSIKVLLDIALADNGDKAKKAANVLKTQVFLYDADTDRLKEAYNNGNDIAKEILESYANAEFFTKLPEVAEEIKVVTFIAGIGDISTDLLSPGNQAHSRSDRELHGKCMITPEAQEEIKALQAQHPDKSVMLVAEKGTMGVGSSRMSGVNNVALWTGKKSSPFIPFVNIAPIVGGTNGISPIFLTTVDVTGGIGIDLKNWVKKTDENGNAIRNENDEPILEQVYSIETGTVLTINTKTKKLYNGDQELIDISKALTPQKMEFIKARGSYAIVFGKKIQTFAARILNIEAPIVFAPAKEVSIEGQGLTAAEKIFNRNAVGLTPGKVLHAGSDVRVEVNIVGSQDTTGLMTAQELEAMAATVISPIVDGAYQSGCHTASVWDKKAQANIPKLMKFMNDFGVITARDPKGEYHSMTDVIHKVLNDITIDEWAIIIGGDSHTRMSKGVAFGADSGTVALALATGEASMPIPESVKVTFTGQMKQHMDFRDVVHATQLQMLQQFDGENVFQGRIIEVHIGTLLADQAFTFTDWTAEMKAKASICISQDDTLIASLEIAKSRIQIMIDKGMDNHNQVLQGLINKANKRIEEIKTGIKPALMPDTNAKYYAEVVIDLDLIEEPMIADPDVNNADVSKRYTHDTIRDLTYYGGDKKVDLGFVGSCMVHKDDLKIVSQMLRNVEHKTGTVSFKAPLVVAAPTYNIIDELKAEGDWEYLQKYSGFEFSDALPKSAARTEYENIMYLERPGCNLCMGNQEKAAKGDTVMATSTRLFQGRVVEDKDGKKGESLLASTPVVVLSAILGRIPSIEEYKVAVEGINLTKFTPISTKQ is encoded by the coding sequence ATGAGTATTTATAACGATTATATCCAAGAGATTGAAGAAAGGAAAATCCAAGGTCTTCACCCTAAACCTATTGACGGAGCAGAATTATTAAGCGAAATCATTAATCAAATTAAAAGTATAAATAATATTAACAGAGAAGATGCTGTTAATTTTTTCATATATAATACTTTGCCAGGCACCACTGGTGCAGCTGTTGTAAAAGCACAATTCTTAAAAGAAATTATTTTAGGTGAGACAGTTGTGGCAGAAATTACACCTGATTTTGCTTTCGAATTGTTGTCGCACATGAAGGGCGGTCCTTCTATTAAAGTTTTATTAGACATTGCTTTGGCTGACAATGGCGACAAAGCAAAAAAGGCAGCAAATGTACTTAAAACACAAGTTTTCTTGTATGATGCTGACACAGACCGCTTAAAGGAGGCTTATAACAATGGCAATGATATTGCTAAAGAAATATTAGAAAGCTATGCTAATGCTGAGTTCTTTACCAAGCTTCCTGAAGTTGCAGAAGAAATCAAAGTGGTAACTTTTATCGCGGGTATTGGTGATATTTCTACCGATTTATTATCTCCTGGAAACCAAGCACACTCTCGTTCAGATCGTGAATTGCATGGCAAATGCATGATTACACCGGAGGCTCAAGAGGAAATCAAAGCTTTGCAAGCACAACATCCTGATAAAAGTGTAATGTTGGTAGCTGAAAAAGGGACTATGGGTGTAGGCTCTTCACGTATGTCGGGCGTAAACAATGTAGCACTTTGGACTGGCAAAAAATCTAGCCCTTTTATCCCATTTGTAAACATCGCTCCTATTGTAGGTGGTACAAATGGCATTTCTCCAATTTTCTTAACAACAGTTGATGTAACAGGCGGTATTGGTATCGACCTTAAAAACTGGGTAAAGAAAACAGACGAAAACGGCAACGCAATTCGTAACGAAAACGATGAACCAATTTTAGAGCAGGTTTATTCAATAGAAACAGGCACCGTACTTACCATTAATACAAAAACTAAAAAACTATACAATGGCGACCAAGAGTTAATCGATATTTCGAAAGCCTTAACGCCACAAAAAATGGAATTTATCAAAGCAAGGGGTTCGTATGCTATTGTATTTGGTAAAAAAATCCAAACTTTTGCAGCCAGAATTTTAAATATTGAAGCTCCAATAGTATTTGCTCCAGCCAAAGAAGTATCAATCGAAGGTCAAGGTTTAACAGCTGCAGAAAAAATATTCAATAGAAATGCAGTAGGTTTAACGCCAGGCAAAGTTTTACATGCTGGCTCTGATGTTCGTGTAGAGGTAAACATTGTAGGTTCTCAAGATACAACAGGTTTAATGACCGCTCAAGAACTAGAGGCAATGGCTGCTACAGTTATTTCTCCCATTGTCGACGGCGCTTATCAATCAGGTTGCCACACAGCATCTGTTTGGGATAAAAAAGCACAAGCAAACATTCCAAAACTAATGAAGTTCATGAATGACTTTGGTGTGATTACCGCTCGTGACCCTAAAGGCGAATATCATTCTATGACAGACGTTATTCACAAAGTATTGAATGATATCACTATCGACGAATGGGCAATTATTATTGGAGGCGACTCACATACACGTATGTCTAAAGGAGTAGCTTTCGGTGCAGATTCTGGTACTGTTGCATTAGCATTGGCAACAGGTGAGGCTTCTATGCCAATTCCCGAGTCGGTAAAAGTTACGTTCACAGGTCAAATGAAACAACACATGGATTTCCGTGATGTAGTGCATGCAACTCAATTGCAAATGCTACAACAATTTGATGGTGAGAATGTGTTCCAAGGCAGAATTATCGAGGTTCACATCGGTACTTTATTAGCTGATCAGGCTTTTACTTTTACAGATTGGACTGCAGAGATGAAAGCAAAAGCCTCTATCTGTATTTCACAAGATGATACATTAATTGCATCTCTAGAGATTGCTAAAAGCCGTATTCAAATCATGATAGACAAAGGTATGGACAACCATAACCAAGTACTTCAGGGATTGATTAATAAAGCGAATAAACGTATTGAGGAGATTAAAACAGGCATCAAACCTGCTTTAATGCCAGACACCAATGCCAAATATTATGCAGAGGTAGTTATTGACTTGGATTTGATTGAAGAACCAATGATTGCCGATCCAGACGTAAACAATGCTGATGTTTCTAAACGTTATACACATGACACCATTAGAGACTTAACTTACTATGGCGGCGATAAAAAAGTAGACCTTGGTTTCGTTGGCTCTTGTATGGTACATAAAGATGATTTAAAAATCGTTTCTCAAATGTTAAGAAACGTAGAGCATAAAACTGGCACAGTGTCATTCAAAGCACCATTGGTTGTTGCAGCTCCTACTTACAATATTATTGATGAGTTGAAAGCAGAAGGCGACTGGGAATACCTACAAAAATACTCTGGATTTGAATTCAGTGATGCTTTACCAAAAAGTGCAGCACGTACTGAATATGAAAATATCATGTATCTTGAACGTCCTGGTTGTAACCTTTGCATGGGTAACCAAGAAAAAGCTGCTAAAGGTGATACTGTAATGGCTACCTCTACACGTTTATTCCAAGGTCGTGTGGTTGAAGATAAAGATGGCAAAAAAGGGGAATCTCTATTAGCATCTACACCAGTGGTGGTTCTCTCTGCTATCTTAGGTCGTATTCCAAGCATCGAAGAATATAAAGTTGCAGTAGAAGGCATTAACTTAACGAAGTTTACACCTATTTCTACTAAACAATAG
- a CDS encoding polysaccharide deacetylase family protein, translated as MYLVKSPLLLKWFYSDLIWNKSRSEKIVYLTFDDGPIPNVTDFVLNTLKTYNAKATFFCIGDNILKHPTVFESLKNDGHAIGNHTFNHLKGWNTDDETYINNTLKCQELTQTNLFRPPFGRIKKSQIKSLKSKVQSLKSKSQDSRLTTKDSILDIIMWDVLSGDFDLNLTPEKCYQNVIKNTQNGSIIVFHDSLKAFDRLAYALPKVLKYLTEKGYRFGTL; from the coding sequence ATGTACTTGGTTAAATCTCCACTTTTACTCAAATGGTTTTATTCTGATTTAATTTGGAATAAGAGCCGCTCGGAAAAAATTGTTTATTTAACCTTTGACGATGGACCTATACCCAATGTTACAGACTTTGTATTAAATACTTTAAAAACTTATAATGCTAAAGCTACATTTTTTTGCATTGGCGATAACATTTTAAAACACCCAACAGTATTTGAAAGCCTTAAAAACGATGGTCACGCTATTGGCAACCACACTTTTAATCACCTAAAAGGATGGAATACCGACGATGAGACCTACATTAACAACACTTTAAAATGCCAAGAGCTTACTCAAACTAACCTTTTTAGACCACCATTTGGAAGAATCAAGAAAAGCCAGATAAAGAGTCTAAAGTCTAAAGTCCAAAGTCTAAAGTCGAAATCACAAGACTCAAGACTAACGACTAAAGACTCCATACTAGACATCATCATGTGGGACGTGCTAAGCGGCGACTTCGATCTTAATCTTACTCCCGAAAAATGTTATCAGAACGTTATCAAAAATACTCAAAATGGCTCCATCATTGTTTTTCACGACAGTTTAAAAGCTTTTGACCGTTTAGCCTATGCTCTACCTAAAGTTTTAAAGTACTTAACTGAAAAAGGATACCGATTTGGCACACTTTAA
- a CDS encoding TolC family protein, producing the protein MKQVANSSFLTKLSFILSLTIVTSMGQKVFAQEVITLQQAVDKTLTNNLQIKQSKLSESLAEETLNQSKLALYPTLNGSVNSGLSFGQSRDQNTFQVINQKFTSFSSSLNAGVDVFQGFQKINQIKQNKILLDAGKSNTEKVKNDLILQVVTSYLQVLYNKDFLKAAQDQLTVARQQLNQQQQLLDVGNKTLADLSQSKSQVATAELNVTNATNALSISYITLAQLMDIPSSTAYEVQAPVIDSFKDASSKVNAEEIYKTSAAQFPDLKLAGLNTAAAKKGIDISKGNYYPRLSFGGGLQTSYSDPSFPTRSFADQLNDRFGQNIGLSLSIPIFNGFTARSSVRRARINLMQTETQEQLAKNNLNKVIYQAVADLKAAESRYESTGNAFTAQKDAFYVIEQRYAVGLVNSLDYSTAQTNRNKAEIDYIQAKYDLIFRAKVIDYYLGKQITF; encoded by the coding sequence ATGAAACAAGTTGCCAATTCTAGCTTTTTAACGAAGCTTTCTTTTATTTTATCACTAACAATTGTTACTTCAATGGGGCAAAAAGTATTTGCACAAGAAGTAATTACTTTGCAACAGGCTGTTGATAAAACTTTAACCAATAATTTACAGATTAAACAGTCGAAATTAAGTGAAAGTTTGGCAGAGGAGACCTTAAATCAATCTAAACTTGCTTTGTACCCTACTTTAAATGGTAGTGTGAATTCTGGTTTAAGTTTTGGACAAAGTAGAGATCAGAATACTTTTCAAGTTATTAATCAGAAATTTACTTCGTTTAGTAGTAGCTTAAATGCAGGAGTAGATGTTTTTCAGGGTTTTCAGAAAATTAATCAAATTAAGCAGAACAAAATTTTATTAGACGCAGGGAAAAGTAATACAGAGAAAGTTAAAAATGATTTGATTTTACAAGTTGTTACTTCTTATTTACAGGTTTTGTATAATAAGGATTTTTTAAAAGCTGCCCAAGATCAATTGACGGTAGCTAGGCAACAACTTAATCAGCAACAACAATTATTAGACGTAGGTAACAAAACATTGGCAGATTTATCTCAATCAAAATCGCAAGTTGCAACTGCAGAATTAAATGTTACTAATGCTACAAATGCCTTATCAATATCTTATATCACATTGGCTCAATTGATGGATATTCCATCATCAACTGCTTATGAAGTTCAAGCACCAGTTATTGATAGTTTTAAAGATGCATCAAGTAAAGTTAATGCAGAAGAGATTTATAAAACATCAGCTGCACAATTTCCTGATTTGAAACTTGCAGGATTAAATACTGCAGCAGCAAAAAAGGGAATTGATATTTCAAAAGGGAATTATTATCCAAGATTGTCCTTTGGTGGTGGATTGCAAACTTCATATTCTGATCCAAGTTTTCCAACGCGATCATTTGCAGATCAATTAAATGATCGTTTTGGTCAAAATATTGGTTTAAGCTTATCAATTCCAATATTTAATGGTTTCACTGCTAGATCAAGTGTGAGAAGAGCAAGAATTAACTTGATGCAAACTGAAACACAAGAACAACTAGCAAAAAACAACTTAAATAAAGTAATTTATCAAGCCGTAGCCGATTTAAAAGCAGCAGAAAGCAGATATGAATCTACAGGAAATGCTTTTACTGCTCAAAAAGATGCATTTTATGTAATTGAACAACGTTATGCAGTTGGTTTAGTTAACTCGTTAGATTATAGTACGGCACAAACTAATAGAAATAAAGCAGAAATAGATTATATTCAAGCAAAATATGATTTGATTTTTAGAGCAAAGGTGATTGACTATTATTTAGGTAAACAGATTACATTTTAA
- a CDS encoding efflux RND transporter periplasmic adaptor subunit, translated as MKLKHILIGAGVLLVLILGAKFAGLIGGEQLEKVTVDKAGDKKVVETVTASGKIQPETEVKLSSEVSGEVTELLVKEGDVVKKGQLLCKVRPDVLQSGYERAVASYNSQKASVAASQQQLIQTQANFVNAEATYKRNVELYNKKVISAAEFDAAKAAYLTAKANLASAKENVTGAKFSLEQTGANVKEAGANLAKTTIFSPVDGVVSKLSIELGDRILGTSQMAGTEIMRISNLTTMEVNVEVNENDINRVNVGDSASIEIDAFADKKFKGVVTEIASSSTSVGATSTSVDQVTNFSVKVRLIAESYSTVKGGAKDLPSPFRPGLSATVDIESESVNSLAVPIQAVFTGDKDSTDPMKNATSGNDQNQDKQKSKLNDKKVKQYVYLFDSKTSTVKKAEVTTGIQDDQYIIIKTGLKPGQEIVSGPYSAVQNKLKDGAKVEKTTKDKLFSADAKKK; from the coding sequence ATGAAACTTAAACACATTTTAATTGGCGCTGGTGTATTACTTGTACTTATATTGGGTGCAAAATTTGCTGGCCTTATTGGTGGCGAACAACTAGAAAAAGTAACGGTAGATAAAGCTGGCGATAAAAAAGTAGTAGAAACTGTTACAGCTAGTGGTAAAATACAACCAGAAACAGAAGTGAAATTAAGTTCAGAAGTTTCTGGTGAGGTTACCGAACTTTTGGTAAAAGAAGGAGATGTGGTTAAAAAAGGCCAATTGCTTTGTAAAGTTAGACCAGATGTTTTACAATCGGGTTACGAAAGAGCAGTTGCATCTTATAACTCTCAAAAAGCAAGTGTTGCAGCTTCTCAACAACAATTAATTCAAACACAAGCTAACTTTGTTAATGCAGAAGCTACTTACAAACGTAATGTAGAGTTGTATAACAAAAAAGTGATTTCAGCAGCAGAGTTTGATGCCGCGAAAGCAGCTTATTTAACTGCAAAAGCAAATTTAGCCAGTGCAAAAGAAAACGTTACGGGTGCAAAATTCAGTCTAGAACAAACTGGAGCAAACGTAAAAGAAGCTGGTGCAAATTTAGCCAAAACAACAATTTTCTCTCCAGTAGATGGTGTAGTTTCAAAATTGTCTATCGAGCTAGGTGACCGTATCTTAGGTACTTCGCAAATGGCAGGTACAGAAATTATGCGTATTTCTAACTTAACTACAATGGAAGTTAATGTTGAAGTTAACGAAAATGATATTAACCGCGTAAATGTTGGCGATAGTGCTTCAATTGAAATAGATGCATTTGCAGACAAGAAATTTAAAGGTGTGGTTACTGAAATTGCAAGTTCTTCTACCAGTGTGGGTGCTACAAGTACTTCTGTTGATCAGGTTACTAACTTCTCAGTAAAGGTTCGTTTAATTGCAGAATCATACAGTACTGTTAAAGGTGGTGCAAAAGATTTACCTTCTCCATTCAGACCAGGTTTATCTGCAACTGTAGATATTGAAAGTGAATCTGTAAATAGTTTAGCAGTGCCTATCCAAGCTGTATTTACTGGTGATAAAGATTCTACTGATCCGATGAAAAATGCGACTAGTGGTAACGATCAAAACCAGGATAAACAAAAAAGTAAGTTGAATGATAAAAAAGTAAAACAATACGTTTACTTATTTGATAGCAAAACAAGTACAGTTAAAAAAGCAGAGGTAACGACAGGAATTCAGGATGACCAATATATCATCATTAAAACTGGATTAAAACCTGGTCAAGAGATTGTATCTGGTCCGTATTCTGCAGTTCAAAACAAGCTAAAAGACGGTGCTAAAGTAGAGAAAACAACTAAGGATAAGTTGTTTAGCGCTGATGCGAAAAAGAAATAA
- a CDS encoding NAD(P)H-dependent glycerol-3-phosphate dehydrogenase, producing MIPKIAMIGGGSWATAIIKMLADNTTEKEIFWWMRNEEAIAHIKAFKHNPNYLSSVEIKLPDANISNDISSIISAADYLILNVPAAFLKETLKDITPADLKGKKIISAIKGIVPDENLIIGEFINQKFDVPLNDIVVISGPCHAEEVALEKLSYLTIASMDVQLASDFADVLNTRYIKTNVSDDIFGTEYAAVLKNIYAVASGICHGVGYGDNFQAVLISNAIREIKSFVDAVHPIDRDIMESAYLGDLMVTAYSQFSRNRTFGNMIGKGYTVKSAQLEMNMIAEGYYAASCMHHINQKYKVSMPISEAVFHILYEGASPAREMRLLTEQLN from the coding sequence ATGATACCTAAAATTGCAATGATTGGTGGCGGAAGTTGGGCCACGGCAATCATCAAAATGTTGGCTGACAATACAACCGAGAAGGAGATTTTTTGGTGGATGCGTAATGAAGAAGCAATTGCTCATATTAAAGCTTTTAAGCACAATCCCAATTATTTAAGCTCGGTAGAGATTAAATTGCCTGATGCAAATATCTCAAATGATATCAGCTCAATAATATCCGCTGCAGATTACTTAATCTTAAACGTTCCTGCGGCATTTTTAAAAGAAACTTTAAAGGATATTACACCAGCGGATTTAAAGGGTAAAAAAATAATATCAGCCATTAAAGGAATAGTACCAGATGAGAACCTAATCATTGGTGAGTTCATCAATCAGAAATTCGATGTGCCATTGAATGATATTGTGGTAATTAGTGGACCATGTCATGCAGAAGAGGTAGCGCTCGAAAAACTTTCTTACCTAACCATTGCCAGTATGGATGTACAATTGGCAAGTGATTTCGCTGATGTACTTAATACGAGATACATTAAAACCAACGTTTCTGACGATATTTTTGGTACCGAATATGCTGCGGTTCTTAAAAATATATATGCCGTTGCTAGTGGTATTTGTCATGGTGTGGGTTATGGAGATAACTTTCAAGCTGTGCTGATTTCTAACGCAATAAGAGAGATTAAAAGTTTTGTAGATGCTGTTCATCCAATTGATAGGGATATCATGGAATCGGCTTATTTAGGCGATTTAATGGTAACTGCCTATTCTCAGTTTAGTCGCAACCGAACTTTTGGTAACATGATAGGGAAGGGCTACACGGTGAAGTCTGCACAACTAGAAATGAATATGATTGCCGAAGGTTATTATGCGGCTAGTTGTATGCATCATATTAATCAGAAGTATAAGGTTTCTATGCCAATTAGCGAAGCTGTTTTCCATATTTTATACGAAGGAGCTTCGCCCGCTAGAGAAATGAGATTGCTTACCGAGCAACTGAATTAG
- a CDS encoding aspartyl protease family protein, which produces MKKYIYLLTFSLFFFSCGSTKRVLESGNIKETSFTEKIPFTFNYGVPIINVSINGKTYNFLFDTGAATVISPELMTVLNLKAATKDKTFDSQGNAKEQDFVVIPSMKIGNLNFENIGAVVIDVKNIFEFKCMNYDGIIGANQMAKAIWQIDYKNKMLTATNSLSNLNISTNTQALDFKSKGYQKTPIVAVKIGNKTSYVTFDTGATTDFNFAINNYKTELTNFKEVQTIGNTGTGIYGGSKNSATSYFKIPSFNIGSILLKNQIPAFTESASNLIGNTFFKNYKIIIDWNTNKIYMANEVELTDAKLENFGIGFRYINNKPIIAKIFKNSEAEKIGIKLNDQVIAIDGKDSNNFTEEEACNYAFNNILKGKTETLITILRDGKKLDFKLKRAALIE; this is translated from the coding sequence ATGAAAAAATATATCTATCTACTAACGTTTTCCTTATTTTTCTTTTCATGTGGTTCTACCAAGAGAGTCTTAGAATCGGGAAATATTAAAGAAACATCATTTACAGAAAAAATTCCTTTCACATTTAACTATGGTGTACCAATAATCAATGTAAGCATTAATGGCAAAACCTATAATTTTTTATTCGACACAGGTGCAGCGACAGTTATTTCACCAGAATTAATGACGGTATTAAACTTAAAGGCAGCAACAAAAGACAAAACATTCGATTCCCAGGGAAATGCTAAAGAACAGGATTTTGTTGTAATTCCAAGTATGAAGATTGGAAATTTAAACTTTGAGAATATTGGAGCGGTAGTTATTGATGTAAAAAATATTTTTGAATTTAAGTGTATGAACTACGATGGGATAATTGGAGCCAACCAAATGGCTAAGGCAATTTGGCAAATTGATTATAAAAACAAAATGCTTACAGCAACCAACAGTTTATCTAACTTAAATATATCTACTAACACACAAGCGCTAGATTTTAAATCTAAAGGCTATCAAAAAACACCAATAGTTGCTGTTAAAATTGGCAACAAAACATCTTATGTAACTTTTGATACTGGCGCTACCACCGATTTTAATTTTGCTATTAATAATTACAAAACAGAATTAACCAATTTTAAAGAAGTACAAACTATTGGAAATACTGGTACCGGAATTTATGGAGGAAGCAAAAATTCAGCAACAAGTTATTTTAAAATACCATCATTTAATATAGGTAGCATCTTGTTGAAAAATCAAATCCCTGCTTTTACTGAAAGTGCTTCAAATTTAATTGGAAATACGTTCTTCAAGAATTATAAAATCATCATCGATTGGAATACAAACAAAATCTATATGGCAAATGAAGTTGAATTAACTGATGCCAAATTAGAGAATTTTGGCATTGGGTTTAGGTACATTAACAACAAGCCAATTATTGCGAAGATTTTTAAAAACTCTGAAGCAGAAAAAATTGGCATTAAATTAAACGACCAAGTTATAGCCATTGATGGAAAAGACTCCAATAACTTTACGGAAGAAGAGGCTTGTAATTATGCTTTTAACAATATATTAAAAGGAAAAACTGAAACTTTAATTACCATTTTAAGAGATGGTAAAAAATTAGATTTTAAGCTAAAAAGAGCAGCATTGATTGAATAA
- a CDS encoding DEAD/DEAH box helicase, which produces MINPFSKLGISDDVVNAVKELGFENPTPIQEQSIPVLLEGSNDFVGLAQTGTGKTAAFGLPLLELIDFKSNKPQALILCPTRELCLQITNDIKNFSKNTQNAHVVAVYGGANIMQQLREIRNGVQIVVATPGRMLDIIGRKAIDFSSVKYVVLDEADEMLNMGFQEDINDILSTTPDDKKTWLFSATMPPEVRRIAKNYMENPVELTMGTKNTGNVNIEHEYYIVRARDKYAALKRIVDFNPEIFAVVFCKTKMDTQDVAEHLIKDGYNADSLHGDLSQQQRDKVMQRFRDRNMQLLIATDVAARGIDVNNVTHVINYSLPDEIESYTHRSGRTGRAGKTGISICIINSKETGKIRQIERIIGKQFTKAELPTGFDVCEKQLFSLIHKVHNVEVNTEQIDQYIPRIMDEFAELSKEDIIKKFASLEFNRFLDYYANAPDLNASADDRGDRGERGERGERGERGGRNFDNSNYTRLFINVGSVDEFTRGDLLGFVCNNGKISGKSVGKIDLKGVFSFIEVENDTVDSLFTNFKDIKFNGRDVRIEKSGDAPVGGRGDGGERRGGGERRGGFGGGERRSGGGGFGGGRSGGGERRSSGGGSGRREGGNSGGGFRDFSGRSRDDKGGNTGGSGRREGGAGGERRRRS; this is translated from the coding sequence ATGATAAACCCATTTAGTAAATTGGGGATAAGTGATGACGTTGTTAATGCCGTAAAAGAGCTAGGATTCGAAAATCCTACGCCTATTCAGGAGCAATCTATTCCTGTACTGTTAGAAGGTAGTAACGACTTTGTTGGTTTGGCCCAAACAGGAACAGGAAAAACAGCCGCATTTGGTTTGCCGCTGTTAGAATTAATAGACTTTAAGAGCAATAAGCCGCAAGCACTAATTTTGTGCCCTACGCGTGAGCTATGTCTACAGATTACAAACGACATCAAGAATTTCTCAAAAAACACGCAAAATGCACACGTGGTTGCCGTTTACGGTGGCGCTAACATTATGCAACAACTACGTGAAATACGCAATGGCGTACAGATAGTAGTGGCCACGCCCGGCCGTATGTTAGATATCATTGGCCGTAAAGCCATCGATTTCTCTAGCGTTAAATATGTAGTATTGGATGAAGCCGACGAAATGTTAAACATGGGCTTCCAAGAAGACATTAACGACATTTTATCGACTACACCAGACGATAAAAAAACATGGTTATTCTCTGCAACTATGCCTCCTGAGGTTCGTCGCATTGCTAAAAACTACATGGAAAATCCTGTAGAATTAACTATGGGCACAAAAAACACTGGTAACGTAAACATCGAACACGAATACTATATCGTTCGTGCTCGTGATAAATACGCTGCCTTAAAACGGATTGTAGATTTTAACCCAGAAATTTTTGCCGTAGTATTCTGTAAAACCAAAATGGATACACAGGATGTTGCCGAGCACTTAATTAAAGATGGTTACAATGCAGATTCATTACACGGAGATTTATCTCAACAACAACGTGATAAAGTAATGCAACGTTTCCGCGATCGTAACATGCAATTATTAATTGCTACAGATGTTGCAGCTCGTGGTATCGATGTAAACAACGTAACTCACGTAATCAATTATTCTTTACCAGATGAAATTGAAAGTTATACTCACCGTTCTGGCCGTACTGGTCGTGCTGGTAAAACTGGTATCTCTATCTGTATCATCAACTCTAAAGAAACTGGTAAAATCCGTCAGATTGAAAGAATTATTGGTAAACAATTTACAAAAGCAGAATTACCTACAGGTTTTGATGTTTGCGAAAAACAATTGTTCTCATTAATTCATAAAGTTCACAATGTGGAAGTAAATACTGAGCAAATTGACCAGTACATTCCAAGAATTATGGACGAATTTGCTGAATTAAGCAAAGAAGATATCATTAAAAAATTCGCTTCACTAGAGTTTAACCGTTTCTTAGATTACTATGCTAACGCCCCAGATTTAAATGCTAGCGCAGATGATCGTGGAGATAGAGGCGAAAGAGGTGAGCGTGGCGAACGCGGAGAACGTGGTGGCAGAAACTTCGATAACAGTAACTACACTCGTTTATTTATCAACGTAGGTTCGGTAGACGAATTTACTAGAGGAGATTTATTAGGTTTTGTTTGTAATAACGGTAAAATCAGTGGTAAATCTGTTGGTAAAATAGATTTAAAAGGTGTTTTCTCTTTCATTGAAGTAGAAAATGATACAGTTGATTCTCTATTCACTAACTTCAAAGACATTAAATTTAATGGTCGCGATGTAAGAATCGAGAAAAGCGGTGATGCTCCAGTTGGTGGCAGAGGCGATGGCGGCGAAAGACGTGGCGGTGGTGAAAGACGTGGTGGATTCGGTGGCGGTGAAAGAAGAAGCGGAGGCGGCGGTTTCGGCGGCGGCAGAAGCGGTGGTGGTGAAAGAAGAAGCAGCGGTGGCGGAAGCGGAAGACGTGAAGGTGGTAATAGTGGTGGCGGTTTTAGAGATTTCTCTGGTCGTAGCCGTGACGATAAAGGTGGCAACACTGGCGGTAGCGGAAGACGCGAAGGCGGTGCTGGTGGCGAAAGAAGACGTCGTTCTTAA
- a CDS encoding GNAT family N-acetyltransferase, with protein MKENNISIREFQIEDIPSITDLTLTLGYETTIEQMTTRMKTIAQLDNYWTFVAVLEETIVGYIGLNKNYFWEQDGHFIRIQALVVSKEHRRFGIGQKLIEQAEKLSNQINASLIVLNCGNKDERKSAHQFYPRMGFEAKSTGYAKKIK; from the coding sequence ATGAAAGAAAACAACATATCAATAAGAGAATTTCAGATAGAAGACATTCCATCTATAACTGATTTAACCTTAACACTAGGTTATGAAACAACTATTGAACAAATGACAACCAGAATGAAAACAATAGCTCAATTGGATAATTACTGGACATTTGTTGCCGTACTAGAAGAAACCATTGTGGGTTATATTGGGTTGAATAAAAATTATTTCTGGGAACAAGATGGGCATTTTATTAGAATACAAGCATTGGTAGTGAGCAAAGAACATAGAAGATTTGGTATTGGACAAAAATTAATTGAACAGGCAGAAAAACTAAGCAATCAAATTAATGCCAGCCTTATTGTATTAAATTGTGGAAACAAGGACGAACGAAAATCAGCACATCAATTTTATCCTAGAATGGGATTCGAGGCAAAATCAACAGGTTATGCTAAGAAAATCAAGTAA